From the genome of Staphylococcus haemolyticus, one region includes:
- a CDS encoding TspO/MBR family protein, which yields MVGGSIIGRIIAKESRQDYKNFRKPPFSPPTKAFPIAWPILYLLMGVSYLITTKNKTKTTRIKVTHYTQLTLNYLWSILYFKKKVRGIAFIESIMLFISVVTNAVSMFKIHRVAGLLQIPYVLWSAFASYLNAGNYYLNKDNPNYK from the coding sequence ATGGTAGGTGGGAGTATCATCGGTCGAATCATAGCAAAGGAATCACGACAGGACTACAAAAATTTTAGAAAACCACCATTTTCTCCACCTACAAAAGCATTTCCGATTGCCTGGCCAATATTATATTTATTAATGGGCGTTTCTTATTTAATCACTACTAAAAATAAAACAAAGACAACTCGAATTAAAGTGACACATTATACGCAGTTAACTTTAAACTATTTATGGTCGATACTTTATTTTAAAAAGAAAGTAAGAGGTATTGCATTCATTGAGAGTATCATGTTGTTTATCTCAGTAGTTACTAATGCAGTATCAATGTTTAAAATACATCGAGTGGCTGGATTATTACAGATTCCATACGTACTTTGGTCTGCATTTGCAAGTTATTTAAATGCCGGTAATTATTACCTTAACAAGGACAATCCTAATTATAAATAA
- a CDS encoding acyltransferase family protein: protein MSMDTKRDYFFDNARAILIFLVVFGHMIQPYTSESKYLSALYLLIYSFHMPSFLFISGYFAKHLDKPHYLENVAKKLIAPYAIFYAFFSIYYFVTGKSDAIQMDPFNPVFALWFLLTLFCFHVILVIVRRYKAYYVLPVALIISILAGFSDDIDGYMSISRTIVFFPIFYVGYLTTRAHTQLLRNKKLRLISIIVLIIFFIVYYIHPINSDWLLGSSPYTSLENNNEDVYSPLKRLLLYFVIFVAMFSFLNLMSNHKRVYTYIGNRTMYVYLLHGLVIGIVRGLEIYPFKDHISVFTYGYLILISVLIVYLLSTNFVCKWTNPLINLKKPSSFRG, encoded by the coding sequence ATGTCGATGGATACAAAAAGAGATTACTTTTTCGATAACGCGCGCGCCATCCTTATCTTTTTAGTCGTATTCGGTCATATGATTCAACCTTATACTTCTGAAAGTAAATATTTATCCGCATTATATTTGTTAATTTATAGTTTCCATATGCCATCGTTTTTATTTATCTCTGGATACTTTGCGAAACATTTAGATAAACCACATTATCTAGAGAATGTAGCTAAAAAGTTAATCGCACCTTACGCTATATTTTATGCATTCTTTTCTATCTATTATTTTGTAACTGGTAAAAGTGATGCAATTCAAATGGACCCTTTTAATCCTGTATTTGCTTTGTGGTTCTTACTTACATTATTTTGTTTCCATGTCATCCTTGTCATAGTACGTCGCTATAAAGCGTATTATGTGTTACCTGTCGCTTTGATTATTTCAATACTTGCAGGTTTTTCTGATGATATCGATGGTTATATGAGTATTTCAAGAACAATCGTATTTTTCCCGATTTTTTATGTTGGTTATTTAACAACGCGAGCGCATACTCAATTATTGAGAAATAAAAAATTAAGGCTAATTTCAATCATTGTACTTATTATATTTTTCATCGTTTACTATATACACCCAATCAATTCAGATTGGCTTTTGGGTAGTAGTCCCTATACTTCACTTGAAAATAATAATGAAGATGTGTACAGCCCATTGAAAAGACTATTGCTATACTTCGTTATCTTTGTAGCTATGTTCTCATTTCTCAATTTAATGAGTAATCATAAACGTGTTTATACTTATATAGGAAATCGCACAATGTACGTCTATTTATTACATGGTTTAGTTATAGGTATAGTTAGAGGATTGGAAATATATCCTTTTAAAGATCATATATCAGTATTCACTTACGGTTATTTAATTCTCATTTCAGTATTAATTGTATATTTACTATCGACGAACTTTGTTTGTAAATGGACGAATCCTTTAATTAATTTAAAGAAACCTTCTTCTTTTAGAGGATAA
- a CDS encoding GNAT family N-acetyltransferase: protein MFEIVKNKDMLSECFYIRREVFVKEQGVPLENELDSFEEESIHIIGYDKKHVPFACARFRPYNNAAKVERVAILKPYRKDGYGKTMMHAIERFAKDKGYNQLVLNAQVQAQGFYEKLGYIQTGPVFIEENIDHIKMYKNI, encoded by the coding sequence ATGTTTGAAATAGTAAAAAACAAAGATATGTTATCAGAATGCTTTTATATTAGAAGAGAAGTATTTGTGAAAGAACAAGGTGTTCCCTTGGAAAATGAATTAGATTCATTTGAGGAAGAATCTATACATATTATTGGCTACGACAAAAAACATGTACCTTTTGCATGTGCGAGATTTAGACCTTATAACAACGCAGCAAAAGTAGAAAGAGTTGCTATTTTAAAACCTTACAGAAAAGATGGATATGGCAAAACAATGATGCACGCTATTGAACGTTTTGCAAAAGATAAAGGATACAATCAATTAGTTTTAAATGCTCAAGTACAAGCTCAAGGCTTTTATGAGAAACTAGGTTATATTCAAACTGGCCCAGTTTTTATTGAGGAAAATATCGATCATATAAAAATGTATAAGAATATTTAA
- a CDS encoding MarR family transcriptional regulator, translated as MYNQLEILITLTNNDLNLVNRRFGQRTDITNDQLELLRILYSYDRLSQYDLTMKISREQSIVSRWIKKLVQKGYITSLQSHEDLRCKDLYLTEEARNLIQQINTARCELIEARCQCLSKEEIQSLNQLLDKLNSRHIYI; from the coding sequence ATGTATAATCAACTAGAAATACTTATTACACTAACTAATAATGACCTTAATTTGGTTAATAGACGTTTTGGACAACGTACAGATATTACAAATGATCAATTAGAACTATTGAGAATTTTATATAGTTATGATCGATTGTCGCAATATGATTTAACGATGAAGATTAGTAGAGAACAATCCATTGTATCTAGATGGATTAAGAAATTAGTGCAAAAAGGATATATAACTAGTCTACAATCCCATGAAGATTTACGTTGCAAAGACTTATACCTAACAGAAGAAGCTCGTAATTTGATTCAACAAATCAATACGGCAAGATGTGAGTTAATAGAAGCACGTTGTCAGTGTCTAAGTAAGGAAGAAATTCAAAGTTTAAATCAACTATTAGATAAGCTAAATAGTCGTCATATATATATTTAA
- a CDS encoding aminotransferase class I/II-fold pyridoxal phosphate-dependent enzyme yields the protein MKLSLNTNSKFLRAPSIRQFSNRMKYIDDCVNLTIGQPDFPMPDVVKEVYINAIKEDKTSYSHNKGLPETRQAISNYFKNKYGFYYSEEEIIITNGASEALDTSLRSIIEPGDEILIPGPIYAGYIPLVETLGGKPIYIDTTNTEFKITPELIAQHYTDKTKAILLNYPTNPTGVILERDEVKGIVNYLKEKEIFIISDEIYAENTFKGSHVSFAEFEEIRDQLLLIGGLSKSHSATGIRIGFLLGPEYLIEKLTFMHAYNCICANVPSQIACIAALNEGLDAPQYMNRAYIERRNYLVSKLKELGFELDAQPEGAFYIFPSIRNYTSDDFDFCVKVLEEAHVAMVPGSSFTDMGKGYIRISYAYDMDVLKEGMRRLERFLKANYNK from the coding sequence ATGAAATTATCTTTAAATACGAATTCCAAATTTTTAAGAGCACCAAGTATACGCCAGTTCTCCAATCGTATGAAGTACATTGATGATTGTGTAAATTTAACGATTGGTCAACCCGACTTTCCTATGCCAGATGTGGTAAAAGAGGTATACATCAATGCGATTAAAGAAGATAAAACGAGTTACTCACACAATAAGGGATTGCCGGAAACTCGACAGGCAATAAGTAATTATTTCAAAAATAAGTACGGTTTTTATTATAGTGAAGAGGAAATCATTATTACGAATGGCGCGAGTGAAGCGCTTGATACATCATTGCGAAGTATTATCGAACCTGGAGATGAGATATTAATTCCAGGACCTATTTATGCAGGCTACATTCCTTTAGTTGAAACATTAGGTGGTAAGCCTATTTATATAGATACTACAAATACAGAATTTAAAATCACTCCAGAATTAATTGCACAACATTACACTGATAAAACAAAAGCAATTTTGCTGAATTATCCTACGAATCCAACTGGTGTGATATTAGAACGTGATGAAGTAAAAGGCATTGTAAATTATTTGAAAGAAAAAGAAATTTTTATTATTAGCGATGAAATTTATGCAGAAAATACTTTCAAAGGTAGTCATGTCTCATTTGCAGAATTTGAGGAAATTCGTGATCAATTATTACTTATTGGTGGGTTAAGTAAGTCTCACTCCGCTACCGGTATTCGTATAGGCTTCTTACTAGGTCCTGAGTACCTAATTGAAAAGTTAACATTTATGCATGCATATAATTGTATATGTGCAAATGTACCGTCACAAATCGCATGTATTGCTGCACTTAATGAAGGATTAGATGCGCCTCAATACATGAACCGAGCTTATATAGAGCGTCGTAACTATTTAGTAAGTAAATTAAAAGAATTGGGCTTCGAATTGGATGCTCAACCAGAAGGTGCTTTTTATATATTCCCAAGTATTCGTAACTATACTTCTGATGATTTCGATTTCTGCGTCAAAGTGCTTGAAGAAGCACACGTAGCAATGGTTCCCGGATCATCATTCACCGATATGGGTAAAGGTTACATTCGTATCTCTTATGCATATGATATGGATGTCTTAAAAGAGGGTATGCGTCGATTAGAAAGATTCTTAAAAGCAAACTACAATAAATAA
- a CDS encoding GW dipeptide domain-containing protein, with protein MKKKFNLKFPSMIAITLFGAAFTSQHAHAAEANQNSNNTNNVIDDQQNIENAEQAKKEVTNSAQNVSGVQTYQNPSDVKASVATVSKTYDAKLDNLATTQQTSQDQQSTQNQSTANTSATNSNSELAKVQDNEQEVSTSNKSDQTTNINNTHSNTDANKQTLQASKNALSSSQVQSNDDTSANSNQNTTQYVNNQIDESSSNSQQENSLTSSNKNQLNSSSVTPSQSNQVAQSNNQIESKQSSDKKVSTYSNNDNNATQVNVDQAKTSQEANTKNASASKTTQTSTSNSTQSGYSGFRSVGGKGGPATSVKTVKRYAAKATTSSLPKYKPQVSSSINNYIRSNNLQAPKIEENYSSYFPKYGYRNGVGKPEGIVVHDTANDNSTIDGEINYMKNNYNSAFVHAFVDGNRIIETAPTDYLSWGAGPNANGRFINVEIVHTHDYASFAKSMNNYADYAATQLQYYGLTPNSAENDGQGTVWTHYAISRFLGGTDHSDPHAYLQSHNYTYNELYDLINEKYLIKTGQVAPWGTTSSSSSSSNTNKGGSSNSGSTTTSPKLTVKSNSGLAQIKTDNSGVYTTVYDDKGKATNQVHNTLSVTKSATLGKDKYYLVSDYNSGKVYGWVKQGETVYNTVKSPVKVNQSYNIKSGATLYTVPWGNYNQVAGTVSKSNTAPFKATKSQQVGKATYLYGSLNGKNGWVSQAFLSNITKPSSGSKTPTVDNTLKVSNLKNTLGQVSTKNKGTYTTVYDKNVKANATIGGKTYNITKKATLNNKDYYLISDYNGNTSRGWVPASEISVKTTTPNKTNATYYDINGNANIYDTPWGTAKQVKATVPSSGKQLKSIDNLKVGNETYLHGVINNIWGWIKSTDVKQTPKVNAKFAVNTKATKPSTASTQTVSKVAQVNANNSGARATVYDKTGKNATKYANRTFNVSKEKTIDGNTYVLLQNTTTNTPLGWFNVKDLKVQNSSSEQKTSGTYKINNKNNGLYSIAWGTNQQRLDNKDLANKSFKVSKSVVIGNTTYLYGTVNGKTGWIAKNDLTSSNISSDNGEKYQYEFIINTTNGYYYDDPSSAKATSLKAFNEQIFQVTNRKVVNGKTWYYGKLSNGKYVWIKDTDLKKELVKYSKSYRTLNQVVSLQQNAYGAPPQVQRNGYGWSNATYSEIKNAMNTEKLAKDDTLKYQFLRLDRPQNLSVASLNQLLKGKGVLENQGQAFSQAAATSGINEIYLIAHALIETGNGQSQLAKGANIVNNYVTTKSATKYHNVFGIAAFDANPLYNGINYAKQAGWNSVSKAIIGGAKFIGKDYIKAGQNTLYKMRWNPDHPATHQYATDINWANANAQYLKQLYNEIKAVGKYFDISSYSK; from the coding sequence ATGAAAAAAAAGTTTAATTTAAAATTTCCTTCGATGATTGCGATCACATTATTTGGTGCTGCATTTACTTCACAACATGCACATGCAGCTGAAGCGAATCAAAATTCGAATAATACAAATAATGTTATTGATGATCAACAAAATATAGAAAATGCTGAGCAAGCTAAAAAAGAAGTAACTAATTCAGCTCAAAATGTATCAGGGGTACAAACGTATCAAAACCCTTCTGATGTTAAAGCATCTGTTGCTACAGTAAGCAAAACGTATGATGCTAAATTAGATAATTTAGCGACAACACAACAGACTTCACAAGATCAACAAAGTACGCAAAATCAAAGTACTGCTAACACAAGCGCTACTAATTCAAATAGTGAGCTAGCTAAGGTTCAAGATAACGAGCAAGAAGTTTCAACTTCAAATAAATCTGATCAAACAACTAATATTAATAACACACATAGTAATACTGATGCTAATAAGCAAACATTGCAAGCTTCTAAAAACGCTTTATCATCATCTCAAGTTCAGTCAAATGATGATACGTCTGCTAATAGTAATCAAAACACTACACAATATGTTAATAATCAAATTGATGAAAGTAGCTCTAACTCACAACAAGAGAATAGTCTAACTTCATCAAATAAGAATCAATTGAATTCATCATCTGTTACTCCATCACAATCTAATCAAGTGGCTCAGTCTAACAACCAAATAGAGTCTAAGCAAAGCAGTGATAAGAAAGTAAGTACTTATAGTAATAATGATAATAATGCAACTCAAGTAAACGTAGATCAAGCTAAAACATCACAAGAAGCTAATACTAAGAATGCATCAGCATCAAAAACAACTCAAACATCTACAAGTAACAGTACACAATCAGGTTATTCTGGATTTAGATCTGTTGGTGGCAAAGGTGGTCCTGCTACTTCAGTAAAAACAGTTAAACGTTATGCAGCTAAAGCAACTACATCATCTTTACCGAAATATAAACCACAAGTAAGTTCATCAATCAACAATTATATTCGTTCGAATAACTTACAAGCACCTAAAATCGAAGAAAACTATTCATCTTATTTCCCTAAATATGGATATCGTAATGGTGTTGGCAAACCTGAAGGTATTGTAGTTCATGATACAGCTAATGATAACTCAACAATCGATGGCGAAATTAATTACATGAAAAACAATTACAATTCAGCTTTCGTTCATGCATTTGTAGACGGTAACCGTATTATAGAAACTGCCCCTACTGACTACTTATCATGGGGTGCGGGTCCAAATGCTAATGGTCGTTTTATAAATGTTGAAATTGTTCATACACATGACTATGCTTCATTCGCTAAATCAATGAATAACTATGCAGATTATGCTGCAACACAATTACAATATTACGGATTAACACCTAATAGTGCTGAAAATGATGGTCAAGGTACAGTTTGGACTCACTATGCAATTAGTCGATTCCTAGGTGGTACTGACCATTCTGACCCACACGCTTACCTACAAAGCCATAATTATACTTATAATGAATTATACGATTTAATTAATGAAAAATATTTAATTAAAACAGGCCAAGTAGCACCTTGGGGTACTACTTCAAGCAGTAGTAGTTCATCGAATACCAATAAAGGTGGTTCTAGTAATAGTGGTTCCACTACTACATCACCTAAATTAACTGTTAAGTCTAATAGTGGCTTAGCTCAAATTAAAACTGATAATAGTGGTGTTTACACAACAGTTTATGATGATAAAGGTAAAGCTACTAACCAAGTTCATAACACTTTATCTGTAACTAAATCTGCCACACTTGGTAAAGATAAGTATTATCTAGTATCTGACTACAATAGTGGTAAAGTTTACGGTTGGGTTAAGCAAGGAGAAACCGTTTATAATACAGTAAAATCTCCTGTAAAAGTAAACCAATCATATAATATAAAATCAGGTGCTACTCTATATACAGTGCCATGGGGTAACTATAATCAAGTAGCTGGAACTGTTTCAAAATCTAATACAGCACCATTTAAAGCAACAAAGTCTCAACAAGTTGGCAAAGCCACTTATTTATATGGGTCTTTAAATGGTAAAAATGGATGGGTTAGCCAAGCATTTCTATCTAATATAACTAAACCATCTTCTGGAAGTAAAACACCTACTGTAGATAATACTTTAAAAGTATCGAATCTTAAGAATACATTAGGTCAAGTTTCTACTAAGAATAAAGGAACGTATACAACCGTTTATGATAAAAATGTGAAAGCTAACGCAACTATTGGTGGAAAAACGTACAACATTACTAAGAAAGCTACGTTGAACAATAAAGATTATTACTTAATTTCTGATTATAACGGTAATACTTCACGTGGTTGGGTACCTGCTTCAGAAATTTCTGTTAAAACTACAACACCTAACAAAACTAATGCCACTTATTACGATATTAATGGAAATGCAAATATTTACGACACACCTTGGGGAACAGCTAAACAAGTTAAAGCTACAGTACCTTCAAGTGGTAAACAGTTAAAATCAATTGATAACCTTAAAGTTGGTAACGAAACTTACTTACACGGTGTAATCAACAATATTTGGGGTTGGATTAAATCAACTGATGTTAAACAAACACCTAAAGTAAATGCTAAATTTGCTGTAAACACTAAAGCTACTAAGCCATCTACTGCATCAACTCAAACTGTGTCTAAAGTAGCTCAAGTTAATGCGAACAACAGTGGTGCACGTGCAACTGTTTATGATAAAACAGGTAAAAATGCAACTAAGTATGCTAATCGTACTTTCAACGTTTCTAAAGAAAAAACAATTGATGGTAATACTTATGTGTTACTTCAAAATACTACGACAAATACACCTTTAGGTTGGTTCAATGTTAAAGACTTGAAAGTTCAAAACTCTAGTTCTGAACAAAAAACATCAGGTACTTATAAAATTAACAACAAAAATAATGGTCTATACTCAATTGCATGGGGTACAAACCAACAACGTTTAGATAATAAAGATTTAGCTAATAAATCATTTAAAGTATCTAAATCAGTTGTTATTGGAAACACAACTTATCTATACGGTACAGTTAACGGTAAAACTGGTTGGATCGCTAAGAATGATTTAACTTCATCAAATATTTCATCAGATAATGGTGAAAAATATCAATATGAATTTATTATCAACACAACTAATGGTTATTACTATGATGACCCTAGTTCAGCTAAAGCAACTTCATTAAAAGCTTTTAATGAACAAATTTTCCAAGTTACAAATCGTAAAGTCGTTAATGGTAAAACTTGGTATTATGGTAAATTAAGTAATGGCAAATATGTATGGATTAAAGATACTGATTTGAAAAAAGAATTAGTTAAATATTCAAAATCATATAGAACATTAAATCAAGTTGTATCACTTCAACAAAATGCGTACGGGGCTCCACCACAAGTTCAAAGAAATGGTTATGGTTGGTCAAACGCAACTTATAGTGAAATTAAAAATGCTATGAATACAGAAAAATTAGCTAAAGATGATACGCTTAAATACCAATTCTTACGCTTAGATCGCCCGCAAAATCTTTCTGTAGCAAGTTTAAATCAATTACTTAAAGGTAAAGGTGTTCTTGAAAATCAAGGTCAAGCATTCAGTCAAGCTGCTGCTACTTCAGGTATCAATGAAATTTACTTAATTGCACATGCATTAATTGAAACTGGTAATGGTCAATCTCAATTAGCTAAAGGTGCAAACATCGTAAATAATTATGTTACAACTAAAAGTGCTACAAAATATCATAATGTATTTGGTATAGCTGCTTTTGACGCTAATCCACTATACAATGGTATTAATTATGCTAAGCAAGCTGGTTGGAATTCAGTATCTAAAGCGATTATTGGTGGTGCTAAATTTATAGGTAAAGACTATATTAAAGCAGGCCAAAACACGCTATATAAAATGCGTTGGAATCCAGACCACCCTGCTACACACCAATATGCAACTGATATTAATTGGGCTAATGCTAACGCTCAATATTTAAAACAACTTTATAATGAAATTAAAGCTGTTGGTAAATATTTTGATATCTCAAGCTATAGTAAATAA